GCGAAGGTCCTGATGCTGGTAAACCGGTGCTGCGCGTAGCTTTCCCGCGCAACGATGGCCAGGGCGGTGTGCGCTTCGTATTGCCGAGCCGGCTCAACGACGTTGAAACGGTCTACGCGATGACCGTGCACAAGTCGCAAGGCTCGGAGTTCGCCCACAATGCGTTGATTCTGCCGGACGCACTGAACCCGGTACTGACCAAGGAACTGATCTATACCGGCATCACTCGGGCGAAACATTGGTTCACCTTGATCGAGCCGCGTGCCGGGGTGTTCGAAGAGGCCGTGCAGCGCAAGGTCAAACGCCTGAGCGGGCTGATGCTGGAAATGGGCGAGGGCAGCGAACGTCGAGGATGAGTCTGACGCTGAGCGGCGATGACTGATCGGTTGCTCAGAGGTCGTCGCCTCGCTGGTGTTTCAACGCTGTGCTATCGTTGCGGCATCATTTCGGTAGATCCTTGAGAATCCCTGCATGAAGGTGTTCGTCTCGGCGACAGGGCGCGCCGTTGGCTGCAAGCACATGTTGCGGGTCGGTCTGCTCTGGCTGTTGACGGGCGTGGCCGCCGCGCAGTCGTCTACACCCACGGGCATGGCGGAACAGCGCGCCAAATCCGTCACTCAGGTGGTGCTGGGCATCCTCAGCTACGCGCGCTGGCCGGTTGAGCCGGCGCAGTTGCGCCTGTGCATTGTCGGCCCCACCGAATACACCGATGACTTGGTCAAAGGCTCCACCCTGGCCACGGGCCGACCCGTCGCAGTGCGTCGGCTGTTGGCGGATAACCCGGCCATTGTCAGCGAATGCGATGCGGTTTACATCGGCAAGCTCACCGCCGATGAACGCAGCCGACTGTTCGGTTCGCTGATCGGCCATCCGATATTGAGCATCAGCGAGAGTGACGATCCTTGCACCGTCGGCAGTCTGTTCTGCTTGCGCGTTGGCGACGATCAGGTTTCGTTTGAGGTCAACCTGGACTCCGTCGCCCGCAGCGGCGTGCGCATTCATCCGAGCGTGCTGCAGTTGTCACGCCGCAAAGCGGCGGCACCATGACACAATTCCAGGCTAAAACTCGTCCCACCCTGGGCTCGGTCATTGGCCGCGGTCATTTGATCGTCGCGCTGGTGGCGGTGGCGATGGCCAGTGTCTCGCTGACCTTGCTTGGCGTGCTGGCGTTGCGCGTTTATGCCGATCACAACCTCCATTTGATTGCCCGATCGATCAGCTACACCGTCGAGGCTGCCGTGGTGTTCAACGACAAAGCAGCTGCTACGGAAGCGCTGGCCGTGATCGCCTCGAGTGAAGAAGTCGCGGACGCTCGGGTCCTGGATGCTCAGGGCCGACTGATCGCCCAATGGCAGCGAGCCGAGAACGGCCTGTTCTCCGAGCTTGAGATGCAGATCACCCGTGCGATTCTGGAAAAACCGGTAAGCCTGCCAATCGAACATCAGGACCGTGAAATCGGCCGGGTGTTGCTCATCGGTCACGGCGGCAGTTTGATGCGCTTCTTGCTCAGCGGTCTGGCCGGGATCGTACTTTGCACCGCGATCAGCGCCTGGGTCGCGCTCTATCTTGCGCGCCGACAGTTACGCGCGATCATTGGCCCACTTCACGGCCTTGCGACCGTCGCTCACGCCGCCCGTAGCGAGCGTGCGTTGGATCGGCGTGTACCGCCGGCGCGTATTGCCGAACTCGACAACCTCGGCAACGACTTCAATGCCTTGCTCGATGAACTTGAGTCCTGGCAAACCCACCTGAAAAACGAGAATGAAACCCTCGCCCATCTGGCCACCCACGACAGCCTTACCGGCCTGCCGAATCGGGCATTTTTCGAGGGGCGTCTGATCCGCGCCCTGCGTAACGGCAAGAAACTCGATGAGCGGGTCGGCGTGCTGTTTATCGACAGCGATCGATTCAAGGCTATCAACGACAACTTCGGTCATGCTGCCGGCGACGCAGTGTTGGTCGCGATTGCCAATCGTGTTCGTGCGCAGTTGCGCGAAGAAGATCTGGTGGCGCGGCTGGGCGGTGACGAGTTCGCGGTGTTGCTTGCGCCGCTGTTCACAATTGAAGACGCCGAGCGTATTGCCGAGAAGATTCTGACCAGCATGGACATGCCCATCGCGCTGGCGGGCGACACCAGTGTCGTGACCTCGCTCAG
This window of the Pseudomonas fluorescens genome carries:
- a CDS encoding YfiR family protein, which codes for MKVFVSATGRAVGCKHMLRVGLLWLLTGVAAAQSSTPTGMAEQRAKSVTQVVLGILSYARWPVEPAQLRLCIVGPTEYTDDLVKGSTLATGRPVAVRRLLADNPAIVSECDAVYIGKLTADERSRLFGSLIGHPILSISESDDPCTVGSLFCLRVGDDQVSFEVNLDSVARSGVRIHPSVLQLSRRKAAAP
- a CDS encoding diguanylate cyclase domain-containing protein, with protein sequence MTQFQAKTRPTLGSVIGRGHLIVALVAVAMASVSLTLLGVLALRVYADHNLHLIARSISYTVEAAVVFNDKAAATEALAVIASSEEVADARVLDAQGRLIAQWQRAENGLFSELEMQITRAILEKPVSLPIEHQDREIGRVLLIGHGGSLMRFLLSGLAGIVLCTAISAWVALYLARRQLRAIIGPLHGLATVAHAARSERALDRRVPPARIAELDNLGNDFNALLDELESWQTHLKNENETLAHLATHDSLTGLPNRAFFEGRLIRALRNGKKLDERVGVLFIDSDRFKAINDNFGHAAGDAVLVAIANRVRAQLREEDLVARLGGDEFAVLLAPLFTIEDAERIAEKILTSMDMPIALAGDTSVVTSLSIGIAVFPDHGATPGDLVDAADAAMYQAKRLSRGAQFTAGTEHPVDSV